In Prosthecobacter sp. SYSU 5D2, one genomic interval encodes:
- a CDS encoding CNNM domain-containing protein — protein sequence MTLLILVLCVVSVLGISFLCSLTEAVLLSLNPLDLKLQEKKGVQNAARWLELKNQIERPISAVLVFNTLANTGLASFAGALFSVTYGAHWLWMFSIVMSVLVLFGGEMAPKILGVHQADRFAPRLLLPLRMMMWACHPVVLLMEKFCEKFKSRSNGECTQSDHIMDIITLVQAARAEKLLHNQEEIIMIHAATLSARRVKTAMVPQAAVRVFDSNKTFAENVAVLGPKLHRSYPVSADGRFNHIIGYVRIRELFVHNLTHPDTGWTHLIRPALRLSGHASLTQLLTQFLEKQEIASLVIKPDGSLSGWITMDDVMKVLMGAKV from the coding sequence ATGACCCTCCTTATTCTTGTTCTCTGCGTTGTCTCTGTGCTGGGCATCTCCTTCCTCTGCTCGTTAACAGAGGCCGTCCTGCTCAGCCTGAACCCCCTGGACCTGAAGCTGCAGGAGAAAAAAGGCGTCCAGAATGCGGCCCGCTGGCTGGAATTGAAAAACCAAATCGAGCGTCCCATTTCCGCCGTACTGGTTTTTAACACCCTGGCCAATACCGGCCTGGCCAGCTTTGCCGGGGCTCTCTTCAGCGTCACCTACGGTGCCCATTGGTTATGGATGTTTTCCATTGTCATGTCAGTGCTCGTTCTCTTCGGCGGCGAGATGGCTCCGAAGATCCTGGGCGTGCACCAGGCGGACCGCTTCGCCCCGCGCCTGCTGCTGCCATTACGGATGATGATGTGGGCCTGCCATCCCGTGGTCCTGCTCATGGAAAAGTTCTGCGAAAAGTTCAAGTCCCGCTCCAATGGCGAATGCACCCAGAGCGACCACATCATGGACATCATCACCCTGGTGCAGGCGGCCAGGGCGGAAAAGCTTCTGCATAACCAGGAGGAGATCATCATGATCCACGCCGCCACCCTCAGCGCCCGCCGGGTGAAAACGGCCATGGTTCCCCAGGCCGCCGTGCGGGTGTTTGATTCTAACAAGACGTTTGCTGAAAACGTCGCCGTGCTCGGTCCTAAGCTGCATCGCAGCTATCCGGTGAGTGCGGACGGCAGATTCAATCACATCATTGGTTATGTACGCATCCGCGAGCTTTTTGTCCACAACCTCACCCACCCGGACACCGGCTGGACCCACCTCATCCGCCCCGCGCTGCGCCTCAGCGGCCACGCCTCCCTCACCCAGTTGCTCACCCAGTTTCTCGAGAAACAGGAGATCGCCTCCCTCGTCATTAAGCCTGATGGCAGCCTCAGCGGCTGGATCACCATGGACGATGTGATGAAAGTGCTCATGGGCGCAAAAGTCTGA
- a CDS encoding YezD family protein: MTQTLPETEAETWLEIVKQKVAAMRFGSVQIIVHEGRVTQVESTEKTRLPNDPAPLGRR; the protein is encoded by the coding sequence ATGACCCAGACACTCCCTGAAACTGAAGCCGAAACATGGCTGGAAATAGTGAAACAAAAAGTCGCCGCCATGCGCTTTGGCTCGGTCCAGATCATCGTCCATGAAGGCCGCGTCACCCAGGTGGAAAGCACCGAAAAGACCCGCCTGCCCAATGATCCCGCACCTCTCGGGCGGCGATAA
- a CDS encoding thymidine phosphorylase: protein MQIPSLIESKRDGHALTDEQIRAVIQAYTAGDMPDYQMSALAMAIFFKGMSGEETAALTEAMLRSGTVLHWPADAPMRVDKHSTGGIGDKTSLVLAPLLACDGLWVPMISGRGLGITGGTLDKLDSIPGFRTQLSESEIYKTLPITGCLMVGQTANLCPADKKLYALRDVTGTIQSIPLLTSSIMGKKLAEGLNRLILDVKYGSGAFMQTREQAHELAESLVNVGRALGVRSSVRLSPMDEPTGESAGNALEVIECIRCLQGKGPADLENLVLDLACAVSISSREELKRMLMDGRAWAKFQHMVTVQGGKADRLERLHAIHAAPVIHEMKADRSGTLTRLDAGAVGRAVLALGAGRSKASDPVDPAVGVDRLRKVGQEIKAGEVLLRIHARSQAAAEAAQSQIAAGVKIE, encoded by the coding sequence ATGCAAATCCCGTCCCTTATTGAATCCAAGCGCGACGGCCACGCGCTGACTGACGAGCAGATCCGCGCCGTGATCCAGGCGTACACTGCCGGGGATATGCCGGACTACCAGATGAGCGCGCTGGCCATGGCCATCTTCTTCAAAGGCATGAGCGGGGAGGAAACGGCTGCCCTCACAGAGGCGATGCTGCGCAGCGGCACCGTCCTTCACTGGCCGGCGGATGCTCCCATGCGGGTGGACAAGCACTCCACGGGCGGCATTGGCGACAAGACCTCCCTGGTGCTCGCGCCGCTGCTGGCCTGCGACGGCCTGTGGGTGCCCATGATCTCCGGGCGCGGCCTGGGCATTACGGGCGGCACGCTGGACAAGCTGGATTCCATCCCCGGATTCCGCACGCAGCTCAGCGAATCCGAGATTTATAAAACCCTGCCCATCACCGGCTGCCTGATGGTAGGCCAGACAGCGAACCTCTGCCCGGCGGATAAAAAACTCTACGCCCTGCGCGATGTCACCGGCACCATCCAGAGCATCCCGCTGCTGACCTCCAGCATCATGGGCAAGAAGCTGGCCGAGGGATTGAACCGGCTGATCCTGGACGTGAAGTATGGCAGCGGAGCCTTCATGCAGACACGGGAGCAGGCCCATGAACTGGCGGAAAGCCTGGTCAATGTGGGCCGCGCCCTGGGTGTACGATCCAGCGTGCGCCTGAGCCCCATGGATGAGCCCACGGGCGAATCCGCAGGCAATGCGCTGGAAGTCATCGAATGCATCCGCTGCCTGCAAGGCAAGGGCCCTGCGGATCTGGAAAACCTGGTGCTGGACCTGGCCTGCGCGGTCTCCATTTCATCGCGGGAAGAATTGAAACGGATGTTAATGGATGGTCGCGCATGGGCCAAATTTCAGCACATGGTCACCGTCCAGGGCGGCAAGGCGGACCGCCTGGAGCGGCTGCATGCCATCCACGCCGCGCCTGTCATCCATGAGATGAAGGCGGACCGCAGCGGCACGCTGACCCGCCTGGATGCAGGCGCGGTGGGCCGCGCGGTGCTCGCTCTGGGCGCGGGCAGATCCAAGGCCAGCGACCCGGTGGACCCTGCCGTGGGCGTGGACAGGCTGCGCAAAGTCGGCCAGGAAATCAAAGCGGGTGAGGTGTTGCTGCGCATCCATGCCCGGTCCCAGGCGGCGGCAGAGGCAGCGCAGTCGCAAATCGCTGCCGGTGTTAAAATTGAATGA